One stretch of Danio rerio strain Tuebingen ecotype United States chromosome 6, GRCz12tu, whole genome shotgun sequence DNA includes these proteins:
- the slc25a55a gene encoding solute carrier family 25 member 55a, translated as MSQQISLPAKLINGGIAGIVGVTCVFPIDLAKTRLQNQRQGQQVYKSMIDCLIKTVRTEGYFGMYRGAAVNLTLVTPEKAIKLAANDFFRCHLSRNGRGLNVFKEMLAGCAAGMCQVIVTTPMEMLKIQLQDAGRLAAQQRKPGLIPPTRLAANTVLCRSYNVVPNSSARAVSATQIARELLHTQGIQGLYKGLGATLLRDVPFSIVYFPLFANLNKLGKPSPDEAAPFYWSFISGCVAGSTAAVAVNPCDVVKTRLQSLSKGANEDTYSGIVDCFSKIMRREGPSAFLKGAGCRALVIAPLFGIVQVMYFLGVGEFIVSQTQLKLISD; from the exons ATGTCTCAACAAATCAG CCTCCCAGCCAAACTGATCAATGGTGGCATTGCTGGCATTGTTGGGGTCACTTGCGTGTTTCCCATCGATTTAGCCAAGACCAGACTCCAGAACCAAAGACAAGGCCAGCAAGTCTACAAGAGCAT GATTGACTGCCTCATCAAAACAGTACGAACTGAAGGATACTTTGGCATGTATAGAG gAGCTGCGGTTAATCTTACCCTGGTCACTCCTGAGAAGGCCATCAAACTGGCAGCGAATGACTTCTTCCGGTGCCACCTCTCTAGAAATGG GAGAGGGCTGAATGTATTTAAAGAGATGTTGGCTGGATGTGCTGCTGGCATGTGCCAGGTTATCGTTACTACTCCAATGgagatgctgaaaattcaactgcAGGATGCTGGGAGACTCG CTGCCCAGCAGAGAAAGCCAGGCCTCATTCCTCCTACCAGACTGGCTGCGAACACTGTGCTGTGCCGCTCATACAACGTGGTTCCCAATTCATCAGCCAGAGCCGTATCTGCAACCCAGATCGCTAGAGAGCTGCTGCACACTCAGGGCATTCAGGGGCTCTATAAAGGCCTCGGAGCAACTCTGCTGAG AGATGTGCCTTTCTCGATCGTCTACTTCCCCCTCTTTGCAAATCTGAACAAGTTGGGCAAACCCTCCCCTGATGAGGCGGCGCCATTTTATTGGTCCTTCATCTCTGGATGTGTTGCAGGCTCAACAGCTGCTGTTGCTGTCAATCCATGTGATG TGGTAAAGACCAGACTGCAGTCTCTGAGCAAAGGAGCCAATGAGGATACCTACAGCGGCATCGTTGACTGTTTCAG TAAGATCATGCGGCGTGAAGGCCCGTCTGCTTTCCTGAAGGGTGCGGGTTGCAGAGCGCTAGTCATCGCGCCGCTCTTCGGCATCGTGCAGGTCATGTACTTCCTCGGCGTGGGAGAGTTTATCGTGAGCCAGACCCAGCTAAAGCTAATCTCTGACTGA
- the slc25a55a gene encoding solute carrier family 25 member 55a isoform X2, which yields MLAGCAAGMCQVIVTTPMEMLKIQLQDAGRLAAQQRKPGLIPPTRLAANTVLCRSYNVVPNSSARAVSATQIARELLHTQGIQGLYKGLGATLLRDVPFSIVYFPLFANLNKLGKPSPDEAAPFYWSFISGCVAGSTAAVAVNPCDVVKTRLQSLSKGANEDTYSGIVDCFSKIMRREGPSAFLKGAGCRALVIAPLFGIVQVMYFLGVGEFIVSQTQLKLISD from the exons ATGTTGGCTGGATGTGCTGCTGGCATGTGCCAGGTTATCGTTACTACTCCAATGgagatgctgaaaattcaactgcAGGATGCTGGGAGACTCG CTGCCCAGCAGAGAAAGCCAGGCCTCATTCCTCCTACCAGACTGGCTGCGAACACTGTGCTGTGCCGCTCATACAACGTGGTTCCCAATTCATCAGCCAGAGCCGTATCTGCAACCCAGATCGCTAGAGAGCTGCTGCACACTCAGGGCATTCAGGGGCTCTATAAAGGCCTCGGAGCAACTCTGCTGAG AGATGTGCCTTTCTCGATCGTCTACTTCCCCCTCTTTGCAAATCTGAACAAGTTGGGCAAACCCTCCCCTGATGAGGCGGCGCCATTTTATTGGTCCTTCATCTCTGGATGTGTTGCAGGCTCAACAGCTGCTGTTGCTGTCAATCCATGTGATG TGGTAAAGACCAGACTGCAGTCTCTGAGCAAAGGAGCCAATGAGGATACCTACAGCGGCATCGTTGACTGTTTCAG TAAGATCATGCGGCGTGAAGGCCCGTCTGCTTTCCTGAAGGGTGCGGGTTGCAGAGCGCTAGTCATCGCGCCGCTCTTCGGCATCGTGCAGGTCATGTACTTCCTCGGCGTGGGAGAGTTTATCGTGAGCCAGACCCAGCTAAAGCTAATCTCTGACTGA
- the tshba gene encoding thyroid stimulating hormone subunit beta a precursor (The RefSeq protein has 1 substitution compared to this genomic sequence): MSLLYVIGMLGLLMKVAVPMCAPTDYTIYIERQECNYCVAVNTTICMGFCFSRDSNIKELVGPRFIVQRGCTYQEVEYRTAVLPGCPSHADPHFTYPVALSCHCSTCKTHSDECALRTRSAGMRCSKPVHHLYPEENNYAQAYWDQYE; this comes from the exons ATGTCTCTCCTGTATGTTATTGGCATGCTGGGACTTTTAATGAAGGTTGCCGTGCCTATGTGTGCCCCCACTGACTACACCATCTACATTGAGAGACAGGAGTGCAATTACTGTGTGGCTGTCAACACCACCATCTGCATGGGCTTCTGTTTCTCCAGG GACAGTAACATAAAGGAGTTGGTGGGTCCTCGTTTTATTGTTCAGAGGGGATGCACTTATCAGGAAGTTGAGTACCGGACAGCCGTCTTGCCGGGATGCCCTTCACATGCAGATCCTCACTTCACCTACCCAGTGGCACTTAGCTGCCACTGCAGCACCTGCAAAACCCACAGTGATGAATGTGCCCTTAAAACCCGCAGCGCTGGGATGAGATGCTCCAAACCTGTGCATCATCTGTACCCCGAGGAGAACAACTACGCCCAAGCATATTGGGACCAGTATGAGTAA
- the tshba gene encoding thyroid stimulating hormone subunit beta a isoform X1, translated as MCAPTDYTIYIERQECNYCVAVNTTICMGFCFSRDSNIKELVGPRFIVQRGCTYQEVEYRTAVLPGCPSHADPHFTYPVALSCHCSTCKTHSDECALKTRSAGMRCSKPVHHLYPEENNYAQAYWDQYE; from the exons ATGTGTGCCCCCACTGACTACACCATCTACATTGAGAGACAGGAGTGCAATTACTGTGTGGCTGTCAACACCACCATCTGCATGGGCTTCTGTTTCTCCAGG GACAGTAACATAAAGGAGTTGGTGGGTCCTCGTTTTATTGTTCAGAGGGGATGCACTTATCAGGAAGTTGAGTACCGGACAGCCGTCTTGCCGGGATGCCCTTCACATGCAGATCCTCACTTCACCTACCCAGTGGCACTTAGCTGCCACTGCAGCACCTGCAAAACCCACAGTGATGAATGTGCCCTTAAAACCCGCAGCGCTGGGATGAGATGCTCCAAACCTGTGCATCATCTGTACCCCGAGGAGAACAACTACGCCCAAGCATATTGGGACCAGTATGAGTAA